A region of the Mycoplasma capricolum subsp. capricolum ATCC 27343 genome:
TTTATCTTGAATTTCTTTTTCAACAACATTATCTAATGCGCTTGTTGCTTCATCTAAAATTACTACATCAGGATCTTTTAAAAAGACTCTAGCAATAACTAGTCTTTGTTTTTGACCGCCAGATAAAATAAATCCTCTTTGTCCTAAAACAGTGTGGTATTTATCTGGTAAAGACATAATAAAATCATGAAGTTCAGCTTTTTTGCAAGCTCGGATCACTTCTTCATCTGTTGCATCAAATTTAGAATATTTAATATTATCTAAAAAAGTACCATATAAAATTTGTGGCTCTTGTTCAACATACCCAATATGATTTAAATATGCTGGCAAATTAATTCTATTTAAATTATATTCACCATTAATTAAAATTTTTCCATCAGTTGGAGCATAAAATCTTAATAAAAGTTTTGCTATTGTAGTTTTACCACTACCAGTTTGTCCAACAAAAGCATAGCTTTTTCCTTTTTCAAAAATTAATTTAGTTGGTGGAATAACAATTCTTTCAGGTTTTTTTGGATATGAAAAACTAATATTATCAAAAACAATACTATCAATTTTATCGATTTTATAACCTTTTAAATTAGAATGAATCATTGGCTTTGGATCTGTTAATTCACTAATTCTATTAGCGGCATTAGAAGCAGCAGTTGCTGATCTTAAACTTGGTAATAAAATAGCAATTCCACCAATTAAAGTTGATAGTAAAGGAAAAATTAAAGCAATATCAGCACCTAAACTATTACTTGACTGATTATTAGTTAGATATTGAACTGCAATAATTATAAAAATAATTGGAACTAATAATTGAATAACAAAAGTTAAAGAAGTATTTAATAAAGCTGAAGAGTGAGTAAATTTTGTTAATCCATCTTCATAATCTTTATTTTTTTCTTCTAATCTTTTAATTTCAAATTCTTCAGTTCCACTTGCTTTAATAAGTGAAATATTATTAATTCTATCTGTCATATCAGCATCAGTTTCTCTTTTAATATCAAATGCTAATATTAATTTTCTTCTCATATCAATAAAAAAACCTACACAAAATAAATTAGCTATTAATAAATACACTAAAGATAGAGTTGCTATCATATATAAATTTTGAGTATACATAATTGTAATAGCTGTTATTGATCCAGATAATGCATAAATTAAATTAGTTAAAAATTGCTGAACTCCTAAAGCTAGAAATTGAGTATCTCCAACTAATCTTGTTAAAATGTTTCCAGAAACATGATCAAAATAAAAATCTACATCCTGATCTGTTAGTGCTTTTAAAATTTTAAGTCTTTGCATTACTTCAATTTGAGCAGAATACAAAGCTATTGTGAAATTAGTAAAATATTCACAAATTATAATTATTCCTAAATTAATAGCAATAACATACACTCAACCAGTTGAATCTAATTCCATTCAATTAAATAATCATTGTTTATTATTTTGAACTAAAGTAGTGATTACTTTTGATGAAAACAAAGGAAGCATTGCTGCAAAAATTGCATCTAATGATGTAAAAAATACAACACCAAAAAAAAGTAAAGGATTTTTTTTAGCTATTTCAATATTCATTCTAATAAAAAGACCAAATTTTTTTAAAGTAAATTTACCTGTATTATCAAAACTTCACTTTTTTTTGATTTTTGTATAAACTTTTTTTACTTTTGACATTATAAACACCTCCTTAATTAAACATCATATTTAGAAAAACCAGCTTCATATAAATCTTTAAATTCACCTGGTTTTTTTACTAGTTCTTTAAAAGTACCAGTTTGAATAATTCCTTTTTTAGGAGCTAAAACAATAATTTGATCAACATTTCTTATTGTTGAAAGTCTATGAGCAATTGTAATGCTTGTTCTATTTTTCATTAATTCTTCTAATTTAGACTGAATTTCTTTTTCAACAACATTATCTAATGCACTTGTTGCTTCATCTAATATTAATATTTGTGGATCTTTTAAAAACATTCTTGCAATAACTAGTCTTTGTTTTTGACCACCAGATAAAATAAATCCACGTTCTCCTAAAATTGTATTATATTGATCTGGTCAAGTCATAACTAGATCATGTAATTCAGCTTTTTTGCAAGCTAAAATAATCTCTTCATCTGTTGCACTAGGTTTTACATATCTTAAATTATCTAAAACTGTTCCTAATAAAACAGATGGGTCTTGTTCAACATATCCAATATGATTTAAATAACTTGGTAAAAATACATCTTTAAGATTAATATTATTATTAATTAAAACTTCACCTGAGCTTGGATCATAAAATCTTAATAATAGTTTTGAAATAGTTGACTTTCCTACTCCAGTTTGTCCAACAAATGCATAACTTTTGCCTTGTTCTAGAACTAAATTAAAGTTAGGCAAAATAATGTTATCTGGTTTATCTGAATAAGCAAAAGTAACGTTTTTAAATACTACATTTCCTTCAATTTTATGAATTCTGATTCCTTTTTTATCTAATGCATGATTATTAATAAACTGCTTTGTGGCTGTAATTTCATCAATTCTTTGTGCTGAAGTACTTGCTTGAACCATTCCTACAACAGCTCTTAGTAATTGCATAACAGGACCAATTAACATTCCAGCACATATTAACATTGGACCTAAAACAGCTTTTAAAGTATCAATGTCATTTTTATATAACCATAAAGCAATTATTGTCATTAAAATTTGTACTGTATTAATAGCAAAAAATAAAATACTTATCATTACAGATTGAAAATAACTAATTTGTTTATATTTTTTATAATAAATTTCATGAATATCTACAAATCTTTTCTTTTCATATTCTTCAGTACCATTAGCTTTAATTAATTTAATTGTATTAATTCTATCAGTAACATCACCATTAATATCAGTAATAATTTTTCTAAGATTAAAGACCAATTTTCTCATAGGTAAAAAAGCTAAACCAAATAAAATACCAAACATTAAAAATAGTGCAATAAAAAATAAACCAATATATAAACTAGTTGTAATAAATAAAGTAATTAAAGTAAATATCATTGTAAAAAAAGCAGTAAAAATAATATTTGGTATAACAGAAGCTTGCATACCAATAATTTGAGTATCAGAAACTATTTTAGTTAAAATTTCACCTGTTTTTTTATTTGAATAATATTCAATGTCTGTTGTTATTAATTTTTTAGTTAATTCATTTCTTAAACTAATTTCGATTTTTTTACCTAATTCATTTCCAAATAAGTTAGCAATGTAAGTCAAAATTGCAGTAATAACTAAAATAATAATTCAAATAGATAAAATTATTTTTCAATTAAATCCTCAAAAATTATCAAAAACTTTTTTAGTTTTTTCAAACTCAACAGAAAATTGTAATTGTTGCATTAATAAAGGATTAAAAGCAGCAAAAAAAGCAGATAAAATAGCAGTAACTAATAAACCTATAGCTCATTTTTTATTAATTTTCATATGTTTTCAAATAACATTAATAAAACTTTTTCTACCACGGTTAAAAGATTTTCTATCTTCTTTTATCTCTTCATCAGTCATTGGTTTATAAAAATGATCGAAATTATTTTTGACTTTCATTCTTATTCTCCTTACATTAAAATCACTATTAATTATAACATTTAGGTATTTAAAAAGAAAAAGAGACCAAGTTATAGTCTCTAGTTATTATTTAATTAAAATCCTTTTTTATTAGTAATTAATTTTAATTAAATAATTAATAAACTAGTTTAATGTTATAAACATAAAATATCTAAAAAATTAAGATAAATAAAAATAAAAAATTTGATAGTTTTTTAGTTTAAATATAAAATTCTATTTGCAAAAATTTCATTTCTAATATTTGTTAAATCATTATTTGAAGTGAAAGACTGAATTCTTCCTTCAATTCCAACAACAGCTTGATCGTGTAATAAAAACTCATCATCAACAGCATTTGATCAAGCTTTAATATTAATATAATCAAGTGAATCTACTTCTTTTGATTTATATGGTTTTGGTACTTTAACAACAAACTTATAAAGCTTTTTTTCTCCATCTTTTGAAGTATAAGCAACAGTTGCATCTCCTTCTAATTGTCCAATAATGTTTACTAAATTCATATACTTTCTCCTTTTATTTTCTCATTATTGTATTAGATAAAAAAATTTAAAAATAACCATTTTATAAAACTTTTTAATATAAAAAATAAAATTTTAGATAAATAGTCAATCAAAAATTAACTTATTTTTAAAAATATAAAATATAAATAGTGATAAAAATTATGAAAACTAAATGAATTCAACCACTTATTGCTTTATTTTTTATAGTTTTATTAAGTATTTTAACTATATTTTTAAAATCAACTAATTTAAGATTGTCTTTAATTATTAGTTTTATATTAGGTTGTGTAATTAGTAGATCTAGTTTTGATTTTTCAACAGGAATTAAACAAGCTTATTTATATAAAAACACTAATTTAACAAAAGCTTTTATACTTTTACTAGCTTTAAGTATGATAATAGTTTTTATATTAAAAATAATTTTTGATTTTTATAATATTAATTTAATTTCAAATATTAGTAATACAAACAATATTAGTATATTCACTTTAGTTGGTAGTTTTATTATTGGATTTTCTATAATAATTACAAGTAATTGTGCTTCAGGTATTTTATTTGATCTAGCAAAAGGAAAATTAAAAGGTTTAATTGGTGTTATCTTTTTTATAATAGGATCAGTAATTGGATATATTAGTTTAAAGTTATTTTCTAAAACTAATTTATTTATAAAAACTAGTAGTAAAGTTTTTTTAGCAAATAATATTTATTATTTAGCAATACTTATTTGTAGTTTATTAATACTTTTTGTTTTATATTTAATAGTTAAAAAATATGAAAATAAATATTTAAAACAAGATTTTAATTTAAAAATAAATAATAATTTAAATGATCAATTAATTAATAATTCATCAAAAAAATTGTTTAGTTATAAGAATTATTATAGATTATTTATAAAAAATTGATCTTTTATGATTAGTAGTGTTTTAATAAGTATTTGTGCAACAATAATTTTAGTTATAAATAACAAAACTTGAGGAGTTTCAAAACCTTTTTTAACATTTTTTGTTTATTTATGTAGTGTTTTTAAGATCAATTTATCAAATGTTATGTTTGATGAGATTATAAAAATTACTAATAATGGGTTATTAAATGATAGTTCTACACTCATAAATATCAGTTTTTTTATAGGTTGTTTAGTTTGTTTTTTACTAGCAAATAAATTTAAATTTGAATTAAAAATTAATAAAAAAGAATTTTTCTGTTTTACAATTGGTGGATTTTTATTAGGATTTGGAGCAAGTTTAGCAAATGGATGTAGTGTTGGAGCGATGTATTCAAAAATTAGTACATTTGATTTATCTGGATGAGTATTTTTAATTGGTATGATTATTGGAATATTTATTGGAATTAAAATTTTTATTAAAAAACAAAATAATATAATTCAAATTAATAGGAGGTAGTTATGAGTAAAAAATATATAATAATTGGAGCTGGATTAACTGGTACACTTTTAGCTTTAGAAATTAGAAAACATGATAAAAAAGCTCAAATTTATGTTTATGATAAAGAAGAAACAGACTTTATGGATCCTTCAAATTATAATAATTGAGATTATTTTGAATATTTATATCAAGAAACTAAGAAAAATGATAATTTAATATCTTATAATCCAAAATATTTTAAAGAAAAATACGATATTAACGTTCAACTTGGAACAAGTACTTATCAGATTGATGATCAAAATCAAGAAGTTTTGTTTAGAAAAATATGAGGATCTCAAATTATAAAACAAGATTATAATTATTTAATAATATGTAAAGAGTTAAAAGCTGATTTTAGTTTATTACCATATGGATTTCATTCAGTACCACCAATAAAAAATTTCTATTTAATAAGAACACAAGATGAAATAAAGTGATTAATTGAATATTTTAATAAAAACAATATAAAAGATGTTTTAGTTGTGCCAGGTAACTTATTAGGTTTAAAAGTTGCAAAAAACTTGAGTTTAGCAAATAAAAATGTTAGTTTAGTTCAAATAGGATATCCAACTTTAACTCAAATAAATTATCAAATTTTAGATGCATTAGACTATGATATGATTCAAATGATAAATAAAGATTTGATCGATCATAATGTTGAACTAATTTTAAAAGACGGTGTATCTGAATTTTATGATAACAAAGTAAAATTATTAACTAGTGATAAAGAAATTAAAGCACAAGCTATAGTTTATACTAATATTTCTTCAGATCCTTTTGTTGTCTCTCCATTTCAAAAAATTCCTAACTTTTTATATCCTCAAATTTATAATAAAAATAATGAAACAAAAAAACTTGCAATATATAATGATAAACAAATCATAGTTGATAAAAATTATAAAACTAATTTAAAAGATGTTTATGCTATTGGAAATTGTATTAAACTACCTAATTGTATGATTAATACAGAAAAAACTGAATTACAAGTTGATACTATTAAAAGACAAATAAATAACTTATTAAATCATATTTTTAAAAAACAAATAAAACCAAATAAAATTATTACTCAAACTTCATATTTTAAACTTTTTGACCTTAATGTTGCTTATACAGGATTAAATAAAAGGGAATGCAATTCTTTAGAAATTAATTACAAAACAGCTCATGTAATTCCAACAAATAATAGTGATGATATTTTACAACAACAAGCAATTCATTTCCAATTAATTTTTGAAAACAAAACTAAAAAGATTCTTGGTGCTCAAGTTATTAGTAAAGTTAATATAAAATCTAAAGTTGATGTAATTACAAAAATGATTAATAATAATGCTACTTTAGATGATTTAAAAAAATATTGTAGTGAAAATAAATTAGAAAATGATGTTATTAGAATTGTAACTAAAGTTGCTTTAAATGTTTCAGATAATAAATTTAATCAAATTGAACATACTTTAGTTAGAAATCTAGTAGAAAGTAATCAATTTATTTTAGATGTTAGATCTAAAGAAACTTATAATAAAGCTCATATTATAAATGCTATAAATATTCCTTTAGATGAACTAGAACAAAGACATAATGAAATACCAAAGAATAAGCCAGTTTATATTCATTGTAGAACTGGTAGAAGTAGTTATAAAGCAATAAAATTATTAGAAAAGCTAGGTTTTAATAATCTTATAAATATTCAAGGTTCATTTTTACAACTAAGCTATTATGAGTATTATAATGATAAAACAACAAATAGAGAAAAGATTTTAACAGACTATAATTTTGATTAAAAAAGCAAAGATTCTAGTTTTTTAACTAGTTTCTTTGCTTATTTTTTTAATTGGTTTATAAGATTTTCTATGAATATCTAAAACACCATATTTTTGTATAGCTAGTAAGTGTTTTTTTGTGCAATAACCTTTATGAGATTTAAAACCATAATTTGGATAAATTTGATCATATTGATCTAGTATTTTATCTCTAGTAACTTTTGCTAAAATACTACTACAAGCAATAGAAAAACTATTATCATCACCTTTAATAATTGATAAAGTTTTAATATTTTCTAAATTTATATTTTGATTACCATCAATTAAAGCAAGATCTGGAGTGATTTTTAAATTACTAATTGTTGTTTTAAAACCTAATAAACTAGCTTGTAAAGGATTAAGTTCATCAACTTGTTTGCTTGAAATTATCATAATTTGATAATCTAAACAATTTTTTATAATTTCATCAAATAAAACTTGTCTAGTTTTTGGATTTAATTTTTTTGAATCTTTTATTAAAGGGTTAAAATAATCAGGTTTTAAAATCACACTAGCAACAACTAAAGGACCAGCTAAACAACCTCTACCAGCTTCATCACTACCTGATAAATAAGTAATATTATGATCTAGTTTAATTTGATCATCAAATGACTTTCTATTTATCATAGTGAACTAATATCATTATCTTGTTTGTTATCTTCTGGATTAATAGCTTTTTGAATTTCTTCAGGAACTATTTCTAAAACTTTTTCAAATGAAATTTTTCCTAACTTACCTTTATCTAGATCTTTTAAAAATGAAGATAATATTCTTTCCATATCTAAAATATCTTCAGTAATATATCATTTTTTTTCAATTCCAATTGTTTCAAAAATCTTATAAGAATCAATAACTGAAATAGGTTTTTGTAATCTTAAATTTATTTTGTAATATTTTTCAATAATATCATCATAATTGTTATAAACATAACTCATTAATTTAGCTGCAACTCTTTCTTTTGGAAATACATTATCTTTTATTGAATTAATAGCACAAATATTTACAGCAACTGTTTCAGATTCTAATTTTGAAGGTAAAACCCCTGGTGTATCTAATAAATTAATAAATGGATTTAAATGAATTAGCTGAATTCCTCTAGTAACACCCGGTTTATTTCCAACTTTAACATTCTTACCTTTAATTACTCTATTTATAAAAGTAGATTTTCCAACATTTGGAATTCCAATAACTAAAGCATTAATTAAAGTATTTTTTATTCCCTTAGCTTTATCTTTTTCACGTTTTTTGATTGTTAATTCATTAATTACATTAATTAATTCATTAACTACATCAGTGTGTCTATTATATAAAACAATCACTTTTGAATTTTCATTTTTAATATAATAATCAACTCATTGTTGAGTAACTTTAGAATCAGCAATATCAGCTTTTGAAAAAATATAAACTATAGGTTTATCTTTTAAGAGTTTTTTAAAAGTGGCATTCTTTGATGAATAAGGAGCTCTTGAATCAATAACTTCAACAACGACATCTACTATTTCAATTCTTGCTTCAATATCTTTTAAAGTCTTATTCATATGACCTGGAAATCAGTTGAACTCAGCACTCATAAAATCACTTCTTTCTTTTTTCTAATATAATCTTATCAATAAATAAAAAACATCATAATAAAGTAGAAAAATTACTTTATATGATGATTAAATTATTTGATTTCTTTAGCTTGTTTTGTTGGCATAATTTCTTTAATTCTAGCAGCTTTACCAGAAAGTTTTCTAATGTAGTAAATACGAGATCTTCTAACTTTACCACGTTTAATTAAAGTAACTGAGTCAATAATTGGTGAGTGTAAAGGAAAAGTTCTTTCAACAAATACACCATTTGACATTTTTCTAACAACTACAGAATAAGTAATTCCTGATCCTTGAGTTTTAATAACTAATCCTTCAAAAGATTGAATACGGAATTTATCTCCTTCTTTAATTTTTACATCAACTCTAATAGTGTCTCCTGATCTAAAATCTATTAAATCATCACGTAATTGATTATTTATAATATCAAATTTTGATTTAACAGTTTTTGTTGCTTTTGAACTCATACTATTGTTCTCCTTTCATCTTTTTATAAATTTCTAATTGGTGTTTATTTAATTTAGTTATATCAATTAAATCTGGTCTTTTTTTAAGTGTTTTTATTACTTGCTGTTCTTCTCTTCACTTTTTAATATTTTGATGATGACCACTTAATAAAACATCT
Encoded here:
- a CDS encoding ABC transporter ATP-binding protein, which gives rise to MSKVKKVYTKIKKKWSFDNTGKFTLKKFGLFIRMNIEIAKKNPLLFFGVVFFTSLDAIFAAMLPLFSSKVITTLVQNNKQWLFNWMELDSTGWVYVIAINLGIIIICEYFTNFTIALYSAQIEVMQRLKILKALTDQDVDFYFDHVSGNILTRLVGDTQFLALGVQQFLTNLIYALSGSITAITIMYTQNLYMIATLSLVYLLIANLFCVGFFIDMRRKLILAFDIKRETDADMTDRINNISLIKASGTEEFEIKRLEEKNKDYEDGLTKFTHSSALLNTSLTFVIQLLVPIIFIIIAVQYLTNNQSSNSLGADIALIFPLLSTLIGGIAILLPSLRSATAASNAANRISELTDPKPMIHSNLKGYKIDKIDSIVFDNISFSYPKKPERIVIPPTKLIFEKGKSYAFVGQTGSGKTTIAKLLLRFYAPTDGKILINGEYNLNRINLPAYLNHIGYVEQEPQILYGTFLDNIKYSKFDATDEEVIRACKKAELHDFIMSLPDKYHTVLGQRGFILSGGQKQRLVIARVFLKDPDVVILDEATSALDNVVEKEIQDKLDELIKGRICITIAHRLTTIKNVDEIYVLGPNGIGIVQMGTFDQLKKQPGHFRNLYEAGLME
- a CDS encoding ABC transporter ATP-binding protein, with amino-acid sequence MKVKNNFDHFYKPMTDEEIKEDRKSFNRGRKSFINVIWKHMKINKKWAIGLLVTAILSAFFAAFNPLLMQQLQFSVEFEKTKKVFDNFWGFNWKIILSIWIIILVITAILTYIANLFGNELGKKIEISLRNELTKKLITTDIEYYSNKKTGEILTKIVSDTQIIGMQASVIPNIIFTAFFTMIFTLITLFITTSLYIGLFFIALFLMFGILFGLAFLPMRKLVFNLRKIITDINGDVTDRINTIKLIKANGTEEYEKKRFVDIHEIYYKKYKQISYFQSVMISILFFAINTVQILMTIIALWLYKNDIDTLKAVLGPMLICAGMLIGPVMQLLRAVVGMVQASTSAQRIDEITATKQFINNHALDKKGIRIHKIEGNVVFKNVTFAYSDKPDNIILPNFNLVLEQGKSYAFVGQTGVGKSTISKLLLRFYDPSSGEVLINNNINLKDVFLPSYLNHIGYVEQDPSVLLGTVLDNLRYVKPSATDEEIILACKKAELHDLVMTWPDQYNTILGERGFILSGGQKQRLVIARMFLKDPQILILDEATSALDNVVEKEIQSKLEELMKNRTSITIAHRLSTIRNVDQIIVLAPKKGIIQTGTFKELVKKPGEFKDLYEAGFSKYDV
- a CDS encoding single-stranded DNA-binding protein; translation: MNLVNIIGQLEGDATVAYTSKDGEKKLYKFVVKVPKPYKSKEVDSLDYINIKAWSNAVDDEFLLHDQAVVGIEGRIQSFTSNNDLTNIRNEIFANRILYLN
- a CDS encoding YeeE/YedE thiosulfate transporter family protein, with product MKTKWIQPLIALFFIVLLSILTIFLKSTNLRLSLIISFILGCVISRSSFDFSTGIKQAYLYKNTNLTKAFILLLALSMIIVFILKIIFDFYNINLISNISNTNNISIFTLVGSFIIGFSIIITSNCASGILFDLAKGKLKGLIGVIFFIIGSVIGYISLKLFSKTNLFIKTSSKVFLANNIYYLAILICSLLILFVLYLIVKKYENKYLKQDFNLKINNNLNDQLINNSSKKLFSYKNYYRLFIKNWSFMISSVLISICATIILVINNKTWGVSKPFLTFFVYLCSVFKINLSNVMFDEIIKITNNGLLNDSSTLINISFFIGCLVCFLLANKFKFELKINKKEFFCFTIGGFLLGFGASLANGCSVGAMYSKISTFDLSGWVFLIGMIIGIFIGIKIFIKKQNNIIQINRR
- a CDS encoding rhodanese-like domain-containing protein, yielding MSKKYIIIGAGLTGTLLALEIRKHDKKAQIYVYDKEETDFMDPSNYNNWDYFEYLYQETKKNDNLISYNPKYFKEKYDINVQLGTSTYQIDDQNQEVLFRKIWGSQIIKQDYNYLIICKELKADFSLLPYGFHSVPPIKNFYLIRTQDEIKWLIEYFNKNNIKDVLVVPGNLLGLKVAKNLSLANKNVSLVQIGYPTLTQINYQILDALDYDMIQMINKDLIDHNVELILKDGVSEFYDNKVKLLTSDKEIKAQAIVYTNISSDPFVVSPFQKIPNFLYPQIYNKNNETKKLAIYNDKQIIVDKNYKTNLKDVYAIGNCIKLPNCMINTEKTELQVDTIKRQINNLLNHIFKKQIKPNKIITQTSYFKLFDLNVAYTGLNKRECNSLEINYKTAHVIPTNNSDDILQQQAIHFQLIFENKTKKILGAQVISKVNIKSKVDVITKMINNNATLDDLKKYCSENKLENDVIRIVTKVALNVSDNKFNQIEHTLVRNLVESNQFILDVRSKETYNKAHIINAINIPLDELEQRHNEIPKNKPVYIHCRTGRSSYKAIKLLEKLGFNNLINIQGSFLQLSYYEYYNDKTTNREKILTDYNFD
- a CDS encoding ribonuclease HII, with product MINRKSFDDQIKLDHNITYLSGSDEAGRGCLAGPLVVASVILKPDYFNPLIKDSKKLNPKTRQVLFDEIIKNCLDYQIMIISSKQVDELNPLQASLLGFKTTISNLKITPDLALIDGNQNINLENIKTLSIIKGDDNSFSIACSSILAKVTRDKILDQYDQIYPNYGFKSHKGYCTKKHLLAIQKYGVLDIHRKSYKPIKKISKETS
- the ylqF gene encoding ribosome biogenesis GTPase YlqF, whose amino-acid sequence is MSAEFNWFPGHMNKTLKDIEARIEIVDVVVEVIDSRAPYSSKNATFKKLLKDKPIVYIFSKADIADSKVTQQWVDYYIKNENSKVIVLYNRHTDVVNELINVINELTIKKREKDKAKGIKNTLINALVIGIPNVGKSTFINRVIKGKNVKVGNKPGVTRGIQLIHLNPFINLLDTPGVLPSKLESETVAVNICAINSIKDNVFPKERVAAKLMSYVYNNYDDIIEKYYKINLRLQKPISVIDSYKIFETIGIEKKWYITEDILDMERILSSFLKDLDKGKLGKISFEKVLEIVPEEIQKAINPEDNKQDNDISSLW
- the rplS gene encoding 50S ribosomal protein L19; the encoded protein is MSSKATKTVKSKFDIINNQLRDDLIDFRSGDTIRVDVKIKEGDKFRIQSFEGLVIKTQGSGITYSVVVRKMSNGVFVERTFPLHSPIIDSVTLIKRGKVRRSRIYYIRKLSGKAARIKEIMPTKQAKEIK